The genomic window ATGGTGTTGCGGGTCTCGTTGGTGAACTTGCAGAAGTTCACCTTCCAGGTGTGCGAGGAGGCCGCCAGCATCCGGATGTTGGCGCCGGCGCAGAAGACCCGGTCCTTGGCGCCGGTCACCACCACCGACCGCACCTCGGGGTGCTCGAACCGCAGCCGCTGCACCGCGTCGTACAGCTCGATGTCCACACCCAGGTCGTACGAGTTGAGCTTCAGCTCGTAGCCCGGGACGAGGCCGCCCTGTTCGTCGACGTCCAACTCCAGCCAGGCGACGGGCCCGTCGGTGCGCAGCTTCCAGTGCCGGTAGGTGTCCGGGCTCCGGTCGAAGGTCACGACCACCATGACGAGCGCCTCCTCGCGCCGACTGGTACCGATCGACCAACCAATACTCCACAGGTATTCGGCAGCACGTCAAGGTTCTGTAGAGCTTCGCCTCGGTGGGGTCAGCCCACACCGAGCAGGCCGTGGGCCCGCTCCCGGTCACCGCGGAACTCGGCGGTGGAACTCCGGTGCACGATGCGGCCCTTCCGCATCACCGCCACCTCGTCGGCGAGACGGAAGGCGAGGTGCAGGTCCTGTTCGACCAGGACGGCGGCGATGCCTTCGCCGCGCAGGCCCTCCAGCACTTCGGCGATCAGGTCGACGACGGTGGGCGCGAGGCCGTCCGAGGGCTCGTCGAGGAGCAGCAGTCGTGGGTTGCGGAGCAGCGCGCGGCCGATGGCGAGCATCTGCTGCTCGCCGCCGGAGAGCTGGTCGCCGCGGTGGGTGCGTCGTTCGGCGAGGCGGGGCATCAGCTCGTAGACGCGCTCCGGGGTCCACGCGCCGGGGGACGAGCCGGTCCGGCGGGCCCTACCGGTCCTGCGGCTCCCGGGAGTGGCTATCCGCAGGTTCTCCTCGACGGTGAGCGGCGCGAACACGCGTCGGCCCTGCGGCACGATCGCCACTCCGCTGCGGGCGACGGTGTGGGCCGCGGCGCCGGCGAGTTCGCGGCCGTCCACGCGGATGCTGCCGGAGGAGGGCCTGAGCATGCCCATCACCGCGTGGACGAAGGTGCTCTTGCCCACGCCGTTGCGGCCGAGGAGTGCGACGACGGCGCCGGCGGGGAGGTGGAAGTCGACGCCGTCGAGAACGGTGGTGCCGGCGTATCCGGCGCGCAGATCGCGCACGCTGAGTACGTCGGGCACAACAGGCACAACAGGCATATCAGGCGTATCGGGTGAACCGGCGATGTCGGCGGTCCCGGTCATCGCGCCCCTCCGCCCTCAGCGACCTCTGTGACCTCTGTGACCTCAGTGCGGTCGAAGACATCAGCCACCTCAGCCACCGCGGTAACCCCAGCCACATCGGTCACCTCAGTCAAGTCGGTCACCTCAGTCAAGTCGGTCACCTCAGTCAAGTCGGCCACATCGGTCACGTCGGTGAAGAGGTCCTCGGTCCTGGCCGCGCCCAGATACGCCCGCCGGACGGCCTCGTCGGCCCGGATCGTCGCCGGTGGTCCCGAGGCGAGGACCCTGCCCAGGTGCAGGACGGTGACCCGGTCGGCGAGGCGGAACACCACGTCCAGGTCGTGCTCGACGATGAGGACGGTGAGGTCGTCGGGGAGACGTTCCAGCAGGGCCACGAAGCGTTCGGTCTCGGCGGCGGACATCCCCGCGGTGGGCTCGTCGAACATCACCAGGGCGGGTTGGGTCGCGAGGACCATCGCGACTTCGAGCTGCCGCCGCTCGCCGTGCGAGAGGGATCCGGCCCGGTCCCGGGCCCGTCCGGACAGCCCGACCGAGTCCAGGTGCCGGCGTGTCTCGGCGTCGGTGTGCCGGAAGCGGTGTGCCGCCCGGTCGAGGCGGTGGGCCACGCGGTGGACGCGCTGGACGGCGAGGGCGACGTTGTCCCGCACCGAGCAGTCGAGGAAGAGGCTGGAGTGCTGGTACGTGCGGACCATGCCGCGCCGGGCCCGGTCCGCCTCCCTCAGCGAGGTGACGTCCCGCCCGGCCAGCAGCACGCTCCCGCCCGACGCGCGGAGCGTCCCGGCCACCGTCGCGAACAGCGTGGATTTCCCGGCGCCGTTGGGTCCGATCAGTGCGTGGCGTTCGCCCCGGGGGATCGCCAGGTCCACGTGGTCGACGGCGGTGAGCGAGCCGTAGGAGCGGGTCAGGCCGCGCAGTTCCAGCAGAGGGGTCACGAGGAGTTCTCCTTACGGCGGCGGACGGGCGCCCGGTGCGTGGTGTCGCCGCGGCGCCGACGGAGTGACGCGGTGACGCCGGCCAGGCCGCGCGGCAGCAGGAGGACGACGGCGATGAACACCGCGCCGAGCACCAGCGGGCCGTGACCGCCGATCGACGCCGAGAGGTTGTCGCGGACGAGCAGGACGAGGGCCGCGCCCAGGCAGGGGCCCCAGAGGCTGCCCGGCCCGCCGATGACCACGCTGAGCAGCGCGAGCGCCGCCACCTCGAACCCCATGTCCCCGGGCGAGACGAACCGGGCCTGCTGTGCCCACAGGGCACCGCCGACCCCGGCGACGGCCCCCGCCAGACAGAAGACGCCGTACCGGGCGAGAGCCGGGCGGTAGCCGAGCGCCCGCATGCGGGCCTCGTTGTCGCGGATGCCCCGCAGCGTGCGGCCGTACGGCGAACGGACGACCAGCGCGACCGCCGCGAACACGGCGACGGCCACGGCGAGGACCCACCAGTGGACGAACCCGGCGGCGATCAGTGACGGACCGCCGAACAGGCTGATCGGGGGCATCCCGGCCAGGCCGTTGCTGCCGCCGACCGCCGACCAGGTGTCGGCCACCTGGTGCACCGACTCGCCGATCGCCAGCGTGAGCATGAGGAACACGATGCCCCTGGCCCGTACGGCGACCCAGCCGGTCACCGCGGCCGCCACCAGCCCCATGACCAGGGCGGCCGCCACCTGCGCCGTCGCGTCCGCCGTGAGGTGCACCCCGACCAGCACGGCCGTGTAGGCGCCGACACCGAAGTACGCCGCCTGTCCCAGCGAGGGCAGTCCCGTGATCCCGGTCAGCAGATCGACACCGAGAACCAACACGGCGAAGGCCAGCATCCGGGTCATGGCCGACACGGGGTAGGGGTTGAGCACCAGCGGGGCCGCAGCGAGCAGCGCGACCACCACGACCGCGAGGACGGCCCGCCGGCGCCCCTGGCCTCGCTCGTCGTCCCCGGCACCGCCGCCCGGCGGTGCCGCGGGGCCGGGCGCTCCGGCAGGAACGTCCATGCCGGCGCCCCCGGCCTCCGTGGCCCTGATGGCCGTCATCCGCCTACCGCCTCGGTCTCCGCGGTCTTCACTCCCACACCGCCTTCACTCCCACACCGCCCGGATCGCCGTCGCCGTCATCCGTGCACCGCCGTCCGTGCCGGCAGCAGTCCCGTCGGCCGCAGCAGCAGAACCACAGCCATGGCGGCGAAGACGAGAAAGGACGCGTACTCGGGCAGCAGAGCGGTTCCCAGGGCTTGCACCTGCCCGATCAGTACGGCGCCGAGGAGTGCGCCCCGCACGGAGCCGAGGCCGCCGATCACCACCACGACCAGGGCGAGCAGCAGCACCTTCTCGTCCAGGCCGGGCTGGGCGCCGAGGATCGGCGCGGCCAGTACGCCGCCCACGGCAGCCAGCCCCGCGCCGGCCGCGAAGACGCCGACCAGCACCCGGCCGGTGTTGACGCCGAGCGCCGCCACCATGGCTCGGTCGGCGACGGTGGCGCGGATGACCGAACCCAGCGGGCTGCGCTCCACCAGGACGTACACGGCCACCGCGAGGACGACGCCGAAGCCGATCACGAGCAGGCGGTAGACCGGGTAGGTCTCGCCGAGCACGGTGACACCGCCGTCGACCGGTGCGGGGGCGGTGACGGAGTGCACGTCGGTGCCGAAAGCCAGGGCCAGGACTTCGGCGACCACCAGGCCGACACCGAGGGTGAGGAGGGCCTGGTCGAGGTGGTACGCGGTGACCCGCGTCAGGGCGGCCAGCAGTCCGCCGAGGAGGGCACCGGCCACGGCGGCGGCCAGTACGGCGAGGACGAAGGCCGCCACTCCCCCGGTGTCGGACACGAGCGCGACCGCGACGTAGGCGCCGACCAGATAGACCGCGCCGTGGGCGAGGTTCAGCACGTCCATCATGCCGAACACCAGCGACAGGCCCAGGGCGATGGCGAAGAGCAGGGAGCCCATCGCCAGCCCGTTGAGGATGCTCACCAGATGGGTGGCCATGCCGGTCCCGCTCAGTCCAGCTCGCCGACGACGGCGTTGACAGCCGTCCCACCGCTCGTACGGACCTCGCGCAGGTAGTACGACTGCTCCGCGTTGTGGTCGGCGTCGAACTTCCACCGGCCCCGCGGGCTGTCGAGGGCACCGACCCCGGCCAGCGCCTTCACCAGGGCGTCACCGCTGACGTCGTCCGCCCCGGCCAGCGCCTTGTCGAGAACGGCGGCGGTGTCGTAGCCCTGGACGGCGTAGACAGTGGGCGGCTTCTTCTCCGCTTTCTCGTACGCGGCCACGAACTCCTTGTTGCGCGGGCTGTCCAGCTCGGTCGAGTAGTGCAGCGACGTCTTCACCCCGTCCGCCGCGCTGCCCTGGGCGGCGAGCGCCCCGCCCTCGGTGAGGAAGCCGGTGCCGTACAGCGGCGTCTTTCCGGCGAGCCCGAACTGCTTGTACTGCTTGACGAAGCTCACCGCCTCGGCGCCCGCGTAGAACGCGAAGACGGCGTCCGCGCCGGACTCGCGGATCGCCGACAGGTAGGGCTGGAAGTCCTGTGTCTTGCCGAAGGGTGTGTACTCCTCGCCCGCGACCTTGCCGCCCGCCTCCTCGAAGGTCTTGCGGAAGCCCGCGAGCATCTCCTTGCCGGCGGCGTAGTCGGCCGCGATCAGGTAGACGCCGCCCTCGACCTCCTCGGCGACCGTCGGCCCGAGTGCCCCGGACACCTGCCCGTTGCTGAAACTCGTCCGCCACACGTACTCCGACTTGCGGGCACCGGTGATGTCGTCGGCCCCCGCGTTGGCCACCAGCAACAGCTTCCCGGACTCGTCGAAGAAGTCCCGCAGCCCCAGCGCGGTGGCCGAGTTGACCACCCCCGCCACCGCCGAGACCCGGTCCTTCGTGACGAGCTTCTGCGCCGCGGGCACCCCCGTCTGCGGCCCCTCCCCCTCATCCGCCGTCACCACGTCCACCTGACGCCCGCCGAGCTTCCCCCCGTGCTCGTCGAGATACAGCTCGAATCCGGCCTTGATGTCCTCACCGATCGGCGCGTAGACCCCCGACAGCGGCACCAATAACCCGACCTTGACGTCGTCGGCCCGCCCCCCTTCGTCCCCACTCCCCCCGGAGTCGTCGAGGCTCGACCCGCACCCCGCCAGCACCAGGCCCCCCAGGGCCAGTCCTGCGAGCGTTCTGGTCAGAGAAATGACAGAAACAGCACCCATGACAGCTCCTGGTGTGGGCCGGGGGCGAGAAGGATGCCAGAATCTACATATCTCCGCCGCAACGTCAATAGTCTGTAAAGAATGGCCTGGGTGCATGGATCCCACGGTCCGGCACCTCAGTCATGCGCGACGACCGCCACAGGAACACCCGCGTGATGCAGCACCGCATGCGCGACCGGACCGATGTGCGCCCCCAGCGGCGAGCGGCGGACCCGCCGCCCGACGACGACCAGGGAGGCGTCCCGGGACGCCTCCAGCAGGTGGTCCGCCGCCTTGCCCCGGCGGGACTCCTCCACCACCTCGACGGACGGATACTCCTGCCGCCAGGGCCGCAGCACGTCGGTCAGCGCGACGGCGTCCAGGCGCCCCAGGTCGGCGACGAGATCGGCCTCCGGACCGGGGCGCTCCCGGAGGCCGGAGTGGGGCGGTGGGCTCCAGTCGTGGAGGATCCGCACGGCGCTCTCCCGCAGCGCGGCGGCCTCGAACGCGAACCGGATCAGCGTGGGGTCCGGGTGCCCGGTGTCCAGGCCGAGCACGACGGGCCGGAACGACGTCGCGGCGGACGGAGTGCCGGTCCGGTCCGGCGCTTGATCGTCCGCGGCCTGCTCCCCGGCCCGGACGAGGACGACCGGCCGCCCGGTGTGCGCGACGACGTGCAGTCCGACGGAACCGAGCAGAAAGCCGGCGATCCCGCTCAGCCCCCGGGAGCCCAGGACCAGCAGCTCAGCCTCCTCGGCCGTCTTCACCAGTTCCTCCCTCGCCAGGCCCGTCAGCTGCTCGACGGCCACGTCGACGCCGGGGTGGCGCGCCCGGACCCCGTCCGCCACCTCACCGAGGATCTTCCCGGCGCCCGTCTCACCGGGCGCGATCCGGCCCTGTCCGTGCTGTTCGTGCTGTCCGTCCGGCCTCGTCCCGGTACCCAGCATCGGCGGCCGCCCCATCACCTCGGGAACCGTCTCCCAGACGTTGACCAGCCGCAGCGGCAGTGCGCGGAGCCGTGCCTCCCGGGCCGCCCACTCGGCGGCGGCCAGGCTCTCGCGCGAACCGTCGATGCCCACGGTGACGGTGCGGGACATGGGCGCACCTCCTGAGGTCGAGGTCTGCTTCCAGCATGCCGCACGGCAGCGGATCCGCGGGGGCGAGAATCGGACCATGCTGAGCATCGGATCGGTGGTGATGGGCGCGTCCGACGTACGGCGGGCCGCCGCGTTCTGGACGGCGGCCCTCGGGTACGTCCCGCGCGAGGAACCGGAGGACGACTGGGTCGTGCTGGTGCACCCGGAGGGGACCGGCGCCCAGATCTCACTCGGCCTCAGCGAGACCCCGCTGCAGGAGTACCCGAGGGTGCACCTGGACCTCTACGCGGGGAACGCCGAGGACCAGGTGGCGGAGGTCGAACGGCTGCTGGGCCTGGGAGCGCGCCGCGTCGACTGGGACCTGTACCCCGAGGACGCCGACTTCGTCGTACTCGCCGACACGGAGGGCAACCGCTTCTGTGTCATCGACACCGGGCGGGAGTGACCTCGGCGCCCCTGGGAGCCGCTCCCCTGGGAGGCGCCCATGGGAGCGGCTTCGGCACCCAGCCCGCGCACCGCCCCTCACACCGGCAGCAACCGCGTCACCAACTCCCCCAGCCGCCGCGCGTTCCGGCAGGCGTGCATGTCGACGATCTCGGCGTAGACATGGGCGGCGGAGTCGCCCGTCGACCACTGGCCCGGCGCCTCGGGGTTCAGCCAGTGGACGCGGCGGGCGCGGGCCGCGACGCGCCGCAGGGCCGCCGCGTTGGGGTCGAAGCCGTTGGTACGGGCGTCACCGAGGACGATCACCGATGTACGCGGACCCACCGCGTCGAGGTGACGTTCGGCGAACTCGCCGAGCGCGGCCCCGTAGTCGCTGCTGCCGTGCCACCCGGAGATCGCGGCCTCGGTGGCGATCCGGCGGCCGAGTTCGGCGGGGTCGGCCTCCCCGGTGGTGACGAGGTGGGTGACCTCGTCGACGCGGTTGACGAAGGCGTAGACCCGCACCTTGCTGAACTGGTCCCGCATCGCCTGCACCAGCAGCATCGTGAAGTTCGCGAACCCGGCGACCGACCCGGACACATCGCAGAGCAGCACGATCTCCGGACGCGCGGGCCGGTGCCGCCGATAGGCCGGGCGCAGGGGCACACCCCCGGTGGACAGCGAACGCCGCAGCGTGCGCCGGATGTCGATCCGACCGCGCGCGGCCCTGCGCCGCCGGGCGGCCAGCCGGGTCGCGAGCTTGCGGGCCAACGGCTGGACCGTACGGCGAAGTTCGGCCAGTTGCTCGCGGCTCGCGATGAGGAAGTCGACCTGGTCGGCGCTCGGCGCGATACCCCGCTCGGCGATCATCTCCGCTCCCCGCCGCTCGGCGACCCGCCGCCGCGCCTCGGTGCGCACCCGGTTCCGGAAGTCCTCGATACGGCGCCGGATCTCATCGGCGTCCAGCCGGTCGGTGAACCCACCCGAACCGAAACCGGAGCCAGGACCGGATCCCGTGCCCGCCCCCGCTCCCCTTCCCGAGTCGAGTGAGAGACCGCCACCGAATCCCATGCGGAACCCACCACCGGACCCGGCGCCCGAGAAACCTGCCTCCCCATCCCGCCGCGCCGCCAGGATCCGTGCCAACAGGGTCTGCGGCCGGAGGCGGTCCAGCGTCTGGTGGGCGGACCAGCCGTCCGAGCCCGGGGAGCCGTAGCGGCCGAGCAGGTCCACGGCCTCGCCGGCGAGTCGGGTGAGCGCGGCCGCGTCATTCGTGGCCAGCGCCTCGGCGAGCCGGTCACGCAACTCGTCCCGGTCCCCGGCCGACGCGTCCCGCGCCCCCGTCAACTCCCCCACGCCGAGCGGGAAGTACAGCTCGAAGGCAGCGTCGAACACGGCACGCTGCCGGTCGGCGCGCAGCAGCGCCGCCGCCAGTCCTTCCCTGATCCGCTCTCGGTCGGCGAGGCCCAGCACCTCCAGCACGGCCGCGGCGTCCACGGTCTCGCCGGGCCCGATCGGTATCCCGTGGCCGCGCAACGCCCGTACGAACGCGGTCAGCCGCTCGGCCAGCGGCGAGCCCGGAGGCGTCCTCGCATCAGGGGCCCCGGCGGTCATACCAACGTCAGCTTCCGCGCGGCCTTCTCGATGTCGTCCTGGTGCTTGAGGATCACGCCCAGGCTGTCCCGTACGACGGTCTCGTCCAGGGTGTCGGCGCCGAGGGCCAGCAGGGTGCGGGCCCAGTCGATGGTCTCGGCCACGGAGGGAGCCTTGCGCAGCTCCATCTCACGCAGCGCGCCCACCACGCGGACCAGGGAGTCGGCGAGTGCGCCGTCCAGGCCGGGGACCCTCAGTCGTACGATCCGCTGCTCCAACGCGGCGTCGGGGAAGCCGAGATGGAGGAAGAGACAGCGGCGGCGGAGCGCCTCGGAGAGTTCCCGGGTGGCGTTCGAGGTGAGGACGGTGAAGGGGCGTTGCGTCGCGGTGATCGTGCCCAACTCCGGGACCGTGACCTGGAAGTCGCTCAGCACCTCCAGCAGCAGCCCCTCCACCTCCACGTCCGCCTTGTCGGTCTCGTCGATGAGGAGCACGGTCGGCTCGTCGCCCCGGATCGCGGTCAGCAGGGGCCGGGTGAGCAGGAACTCGTCGCTGAAGATGTCGGTGCGGGTCTCGTCCCAGGCCTCGTCGCGCCCGGCGGTGATGCGCAGCAGCTGCTTGGCGTGGTTCCACTCGTACAGGGCGCGGGACTCGTCGATGCCCTCGTAGCACTGGAGCCGGACCAGACGTGCGCCGCCGACCCGGGCGACGGCCTTGGCCAGCTCGGTCTTGCCGACGCCCGCCGGGCCCTCCACCAGCAGGGGCTTGCCGAGCCGGTCGGCCAGGAAGACGGTGGTGGCGACGGCGGTCGAGGCCAGGTAGCCCGCTTCGGCGAGCCGAGCCGAGACGTCGTCCACGGAGGAGAAGAAGCAGGTGCCTGTCGTTTCCGGCCGCCCGTTCGCGCCGCTCTCGTCGGTCATGTGACCCCTCCCCCTCACACGGCGCGCGAGGCCGCTCCCCGACACCTGCCTACAAGTTACCAAGCGGTCGCTTTGACTGTCCCGGGTGGCC from Streptomyces sp. DSM 40750 includes these protein-coding regions:
- a CDS encoding ABC transporter substrate-binding protein — protein: MGAVSVISLTRTLAGLALGGLVLAGCGSSLDDSGGSGDEGGRADDVKVGLLVPLSGVYAPIGEDIKAGFELYLDEHGGKLGGRQVDVVTADEGEGPQTGVPAAQKLVTKDRVSAVAGVVNSATALGLRDFFDESGKLLLVANAGADDITGARKSEYVWRTSFSNGQVSGALGPTVAEEVEGGVYLIAADYAAGKEMLAGFRKTFEEAGGKVAGEEYTPFGKTQDFQPYLSAIRESGADAVFAFYAGAEAVSFVKQYKQFGLAGKTPLYGTGFLTEGGALAAQGSAADGVKTSLHYSTELDSPRNKEFVAAYEKAEKKPPTVYAVQGYDTAAVLDKALAGADDVSGDALVKALAGVGALDSPRGRWKFDADHNAEQSYYLREVRTSGGTAVNAVVGELD
- a CDS encoding universal stress protein; amino-acid sequence: MSRTVTVGIDGSRESLAAAEWAAREARLRALPLRLVNVWETVPEVMGRPPMLGTGTRPDGQHEQHGQGRIAPGETGAGKILGEVADGVRARHPGVDVAVEQLTGLAREELVKTAEEAELLVLGSRGLSGIAGFLLGSVGLHVVAHTGRPVVLVRAGEQAADDQAPDRTGTPSAATSFRPVVLGLDTGHPDPTLIRFAFEAAALRESAVRILHDWSPPPHSGLRERPGPEADLVADLGRLDAVALTDVLRPWRQEYPSVEVVEESRRGKAADHLLEASRDASLVVVGRRVRRSPLGAHIGPVAHAVLHHAGVPVAVVAHD
- a CDS encoding branched-chain amino acid ABC transporter permease codes for the protein MATHLVSILNGLAMGSLLFAIALGLSLVFGMMDVLNLAHGAVYLVGAYVAVALVSDTGGVAAFVLAVLAAAVAGALLGGLLAALTRVTAYHLDQALLTLGVGLVVAEVLALAFGTDVHSVTAPAPVDGGVTVLGETYPVYRLLVIGFGVVLAVAVYVLVERSPLGSVIRATVADRAMVAALGVNTGRVLVGVFAAGAGLAAVGGVLAAPILGAQPGLDEKVLLLALVVVVIGGLGSVRGALLGAVLIGQVQALGTALLPEYASFLVFAAMAVVLLLRPTGLLPARTAVHG
- a CDS encoding VWA domain-containing protein, giving the protein MTAGAPDARTPPGSPLAERLTAFVRALRGHGIPIGPGETVDAAAVLEVLGLADRERIREGLAAALLRADRQRAVFDAAFELYFPLGVGELTGARDASAGDRDELRDRLAEALATNDAAALTRLAGEAVDLLGRYGSPGSDGWSAHQTLDRLRPQTLLARILAARRDGEAGFSGAGSGGGFRMGFGGGLSLDSGRGAGAGTGSGPGSGFGSGGFTDRLDADEIRRRIEDFRNRVRTEARRRVAERRGAEMIAERGIAPSADQVDFLIASREQLAELRRTVQPLARKLATRLAARRRRAARGRIDIRRTLRRSLSTGGVPLRPAYRRHRPARPEIVLLCDVSGSVAGFANFTMLLVQAMRDQFSKVRVYAFVNRVDEVTHLVTTGEADPAELGRRIATEAAISGWHGSSDYGAALGEFAERHLDAVGPRTSVIVLGDARTNGFDPNAAALRRVAARARRVHWLNPEAPGQWSTGDSAAHVYAEIVDMHACRNARRLGELVTRLLPV
- a CDS encoding AAA family ATPase, whose amino-acid sequence is MTDESGANGRPETTGTCFFSSVDDVSARLAEAGYLASTAVATTVFLADRLGKPLLVEGPAGVGKTELAKAVARVGGARLVRLQCYEGIDESRALYEWNHAKQLLRITAGRDEAWDETRTDIFSDEFLLTRPLLTAIRGDEPTVLLIDETDKADVEVEGLLLEVLSDFQVTVPELGTITATQRPFTVLTSNATRELSEALRRRCLFLHLGFPDAALEQRIVRLRVPGLDGALADSLVRVVGALREMELRKAPSVAETIDWARTLLALGADTLDETVVRDSLGVILKHQDDIEKAARKLTLV
- a CDS encoding branched-chain amino acid ABC transporter permease, which gives rise to MTAIRATEAGGAGMDVPAGAPGPAAPPGGGAGDDERGQGRRRAVLAVVVVALLAAAPLVLNPYPVSAMTRMLAFAVLVLGVDLLTGITGLPSLGQAAYFGVGAYTAVLVGVHLTADATAQVAAALVMGLVAAAVTGWVAVRARGIVFLMLTLAIGESVHQVADTWSAVGGSNGLAGMPPISLFGGPSLIAAGFVHWWVLAVAVAVFAAVALVVRSPYGRTLRGIRDNEARMRALGYRPALARYGVFCLAGAVAGVGGALWAQQARFVSPGDMGFEVAALALLSVVIGGPGSLWGPCLGAALVLLVRDNLSASIGGHGPLVLGAVFIAVVLLLPRGLAGVTASLRRRRGDTTHRAPVRRRKENSS
- a CDS encoding ABC transporter ATP-binding protein, which gives rise to MTPLLELRGLTRSYGSLTAVDHVDLAIPRGERHALIGPNGAGKSTLFATVAGTLRASGGSVLLAGRDVTSLREADRARRGMVRTYQHSSLFLDCSVRDNVALAVQRVHRVAHRLDRAAHRFRHTDAETRRHLDSVGLSGRARDRAGSLSHGERRQLEVAMVLATQPALVMFDEPTAGMSAAETERFVALLERLPDDLTVLIVEHDLDVVFRLADRVTVLHLGRVLASGPPATIRADEAVRRAYLGAARTEDLFTDVTDVADLTEVTDLTEVTDLTEVTDVAGVTAVAEVADVFDRTEVTEVTEVAEGGGAR
- a CDS encoding ABC transporter ATP-binding protein, whose translation is MPDVLSVRDLRAGYAGTTVLDGVDFHLPAGAVVALLGRNGVGKSTFVHAVMGMLRPSSGSIRVDGRELAGAAAHTVARSGVAIVPQGRRVFAPLTVEENLRIATPGSRRTGRARRTGSSPGAWTPERVYELMPRLAERRTHRGDQLSGGEQQMLAIGRALLRNPRLLLLDEPSDGLAPTVVDLIAEVLEGLRGEGIAAVLVEQDLHLAFRLADEVAVMRKGRIVHRSSTAEFRGDRERAHGLLGVG
- a CDS encoding VOC family protein, translating into MLSIGSVVMGASDVRRAAAFWTAALGYVPREEPEDDWVVLVHPEGTGAQISLGLSETPLQEYPRVHLDLYAGNAEDQVAEVERLLGLGARRVDWDLYPEDADFVVLADTEGNRFCVIDTGRE